Proteins co-encoded in one Gossypium arboreum isolate Shixiya-1 chromosome 11, ASM2569848v2, whole genome shotgun sequence genomic window:
- the LOC108472093 gene encoding ankyrin repeat-containing protein BDA1-like gives MTDLYDLSLLIRSFGPIGPASLLEEIKGPSTNHTAVSSDCFLSFSYFQLFSDPPPDMDENLRKAARTGKVNELYRVIQRNENVLRRIDEVEFIKTPLHIAAEEGCIEFAMEMMNLKPSFARKLNHQGLSPLHIAVRKGHKKMALRFLEIDKDLVPVRGKKAWSVGYISGSFPDCIQDVTIENRTALHIAVQNNRLDVLQLLIRTLKRKDYYWEKDKDGNTALHIAVIHNQPMVLKLLLNCKADKHATNQVGLTALGVAQQHNNRENIAILQGYFISVVSNFKRKLEKQVVKYVTKASLLIFQNMDNISADDRNALLVILGLLLTATYQATLSPPGGVWQGENTSKSKGSYEPMDCTSSIISVSGSVLR, from the exons ATGACGGACTTGTACGATTTATCGCTTTTAATaaggtcatttggcccaatcggacCGGCTTCTTTGCTTGAAGAGATTAaaggcccatctacaa ACCATACAGCAGTCAGCAGCGATTGTTTCCTTTCATTTTCTTACTTCCAATTGTTCAGTGATCCTCCCCCTGACATGGATGAAAATTTAAGAAAGGCTGCTCGTACAGGAAAGGTTAACGAATTATATAGAGTAATtcaaagaaatgaaaatgttTTGAGGCGTATTGATGAGGTGGAGTTTATCAAGACTCCATTACATATAGCTGCAGAAGAAGGGTGCATTGAGTTTGCAATGGAGATGATGAACTTAAAGCCATCATTTGCTCGAAAGCTAAACCACCAAGGTTTGAGCCCACTTCACATTGCAGTTAGAAAAGGGCATAAAAAGATGGCACTCCGCTTCTTGGAGATTGATAAAGATCTTGTTCCTGTCAGAGGAAAGAAAG CTTGGTCGGTTGGATACATTTCTGGAAGCTTCCCTGATTGTATCCAAGATGTTACAATTGAGAATCGCACTGCTTTGCATATTGCAGTCCAAAACAATAGATTGGACGTTCTCCAACTCCTAATTCGAACGCTTAAGAGGAAAGACTATTATTGGGAGAAAGACAAAGATGGAAACACTGCACTTCACATAGCCGTTATCCATAATCAACCCATG GTTCTTAAACTACTATTAAATTGCAAGGCTGATAAGCATGCTACCAATCAAGTTGGTTTGACAGCACTGGGTGTTGCACAACAACATAATAACAGAGAAAACATTGCTATTCTGCAAGGCTACTTTATTTCAGTAGTTTCAAACTTTAAACGTAAGTTGGAGAAACAAGTTGTCAAGTACGTGACAAAGGCATCACtactaatttttcaaaatatggaCAACATATCAGCCGATGACCGCAATGCCTTGCTAGTAATTTTAGGACTGCTTCTAACTGCAACCTACCAAGCCACTCTAAGCCCACCTGGTGGTGTTTGGCAAGGTGAAAATACCTCAAAGTCCAAAGGATCATATGAACCAATG GACTGCACTTCAAGTATTATTAGCGTTTCTGGCAGTGTCCTTCGATGA